The genomic DNA ATGGAGTCCAGGGTTCCCCACCACATCCCCGGAGTGTCCTCCTCCCTCATATCCCAGCCTCTGCTAGACAGCCGAGTGCCCTACGGCCGCCTGCAGCACCCTCTAACAATCTACCCCATCGACCAGATCAAGTCCTCGCACGTGGAGAACGACTACATCGACAGCCCTGCTGTCATCTCCCAGCAGCCCCCGAGCCAGAAGTCTGCGAACCGAAGAATCACCTGGCTTGGTCAGAATCAAGAGGCCTTCCTGGGGGCGAACCACAACCACCATCACAATCATCAGCACCAGCACCACCAGCAGGGCAGGTGCGAGCCCCACCCTCACCAGGACACCACCACCCACCCTTGGATTTCTTTCAGCGGGAGGCCGAGTTCTatcagcagtagcagcagcaccTCGTCAGATCAGAGGCTGCTGGACCATGCTGCACCCAACCCAACAGTGGACCACCACCCAAACCTGCAACCCCACCAGGGCACCGTGAACACAATCACTACCCGAACTCCAGGCTGCTTCCCTTCTTCTGAATCAAAAGTCCTaacctcctcttcttcctcttctaaGTCTCTAGACCTCAAGTCTGCAAAGTTGCCTGCAGGAGGGGTGTGCACCACTGGAGGCCAGCAGGGGTTGGCGCTGATCCCTTCCTCCCCGGCCGAGAAGAAGCACCTCCTTCTCTGCGAGAACTGTGGCAAGTGCCGATGCACAGAGTGTACTCTTCCCCGAACCTTACCCTCTTGCTGGGTCTGCAACCAGGAGTGCCTGTGCTCTGCTCAGAGTCTGGTAGATACAGCCACCTGCATGTGCCTGGTCAAAGGAATCTTCTACCACTGCACAGAGGATGAGGACGATGAGGGCTCGTGCGCAGACAAGCCCTGCTCATGCTCCCAGGCCAACTGCTGTGCACGCTGGTCTTTCATGGCTGCCCTTTCCGTTGTCCTGCCTTGCCTGGTGTGTTACCTGCCGGCTACGGGCCTGGCCAAACTTGGACAGAAGTGTTACGACAATGTTAGTAGGCCCGGCTGCCGCTGCAAGAACTCACAGGCCAGCGTGAGCATCCCTGTGTGTAAAAATGGTGGCGTGGAAGCAAAAGTCGGGACGCTAGAGAAGCAGCAGGGGTCATGATACTGGACCAAACTGGTTGACAGTGGCCTTGCTTAAATAAATGAACTGGACCACACAGTACTTGCTTGCTCTCTTTGGATAGGACAATCCAACACCAACCCCTTAAACTTCCCCATTAATCTGCTGGAAGAGGACTCATGTAAAACGAAGGTACTTAAATAGCTTGTTGGGCTATGTTTGATAGGGTGCATCAAAAGGGGCTTGATCTCATAGAGTTGCCTAATAGGAACAGATAACGGGCctctgtggtgtttttttttttttgtaggggtgacacaaaaagaagagactagattgtgggaaatgtgtttttgttttgcaaagaTGGCTGAAGGCACAAAGTCGTTGtacctctctgctgctctgtatTTTTCAGCTAATTTTGTAACTAACCAGAGCTGGTTGCTGGTTCTCGGATAAAGGTTATTTGATGGAGCTAAACACCTGTACACCAACCTCCCAGCCCCCCAAAAGCACAGCCCAGTGTCCCTCTGAGAAAAACAAGGGATCACCTAGACTGTGGCTTTATGATAGGCCACAGGGAGAGTGAAACTACTACTTACCTGCTCACTCTCTCCACTATTATGATGATTACCATCTTCTAGTGTTTTCCTCCTTTAAGATGCTAGCTTGGTAATGCTAACATTTGATCTCTgagctgtaaaaacaaaaaagttgagaGTATTAAATTACTTCCCATAGTTTACTCTGTATGGAGTGTAAGCAGGTGAAGGAGGGATAgttaatttcctgtttttgggGGAATAAAGCCCAgaaattttaagatttgaatGCTGTTCACCAATCACCTCAGAGGTAATGCATGTCATGACTTGCATGCTCTAGTCTAATGGTTACCCACCGTGCTAAAAGTTGATGTGTCGTagagaaatgtgtaaaaaaagtaCACCCAACCTTCTCAGGGACTGTTACAGTAATCCTCTCTAGAACTTGGCCTACAGCATGTTAATCTCTAAACTGCCTAAAGAGCCTAAGAGTCTCCTTCCTCTTTGCACAAGATGGCAAAGAAACATTTAGGGGCAAAAAGGCAATAGTGAATAATTTAAAACGAGTAAGCTAAGTGAGAGACAAACTGGCCAGAAAATTGGAAAAGGGGACGCAAGTGCTAGAGAGTGGGGAGCGGGAGAGGGAGAAGGCATAGCAAAGTCGTTGTTGTGTTTGTATCTATACAGCCTTTGTCGAAATCAAAACCTGCCACTTGCACAACCTTTTTAGAAAGACGCAAACCCCTTAAAGGATGTACTAAAGCACAGTATTAACCACCTCAGCTATGTCACATTACATTTGCGTGCACTACACGACCCCAGCCCGCCTCTACACGCAGTGTCTTCATTAAATCATTATGCTGCATTGCTGCGTTAGTCAGATAGTACGTCTTTTACTCTGAATGTCTATTTTTGTGGCTTGCATGACATTCGTAGGACTTTGCCAAAGGAAGCTAGCATACAGTAGCTTGTTTTTGATCACAGTTGTTATGCACTCTCGCCACTCTGGAGTTGATGGCAGTTGGTTCTTAAAGGCACACTGCCCCTTTAATATAGACGGTCTTTTTCCGTTTG from Cheilinus undulatus linkage group 12, ASM1832078v1, whole genome shotgun sequence includes the following:
- the spry4 gene encoding protein sprouty homolog 4: MESRVPHHIPGVSSSLISQPLLDSRVPYGRLQHPLTIYPIDQIKSSHVENDYIDSPAVISQQPPSQKSANRRITWLGQNQEAFLGANHNHHHNHQHQHHQQGRCEPHPHQDTTTHPWISFSGRPSSISSSSSTSSDQRLLDHAAPNPTVDHHPNLQPHQGTVNTITTRTPGCFPSSESKVLTSSSSSSKSLDLKSAKLPAGGVCTTGGQQGLALIPSSPAEKKHLLLCENCGKCRCTECTLPRTLPSCWVCNQECLCSAQSLVDTATCMCLVKGIFYHCTEDEDDEGSCADKPCSCSQANCCARWSFMAALSVVLPCLVCYLPATGLAKLGQKCYDNVSRPGCRCKNSQASVSIPVCKNGGVEAKVGTLEKQQGS